One window of Ammospiza nelsoni isolate bAmmNel1 chromosome 12, bAmmNel1.pri, whole genome shotgun sequence genomic DNA carries:
- the LOC132078739 gene encoding uncharacterized protein LOC132078739 — translation MSGRLYVLISWPDGSRVISMENIKEPRKPFHLYSVGEQVLARCPGFSGLYWGVVEGISEHKGVLEKKLLEDRQLLEKLKEEPAVHSMMPSPPKKSRKTFPKWIPGNASRKHPSDRTCPAKPLLRVAEASLPHDASSSSILKDRRVLGSVAGSPRSLAAPPHPASAFTPPSSFITMAMPGPGTSQSEEDRAGPAARDYVALPMKRKSDGILSPCQQQICLSSREEQKIDALQEMDGFERAHKNFSPAEVERVEKMEQLERMVLDLQQDIVSLKKKVQRLESLSFQEEPHRQPCEVVELFNGYTKEQLKETIRFDQKISTACKTLLYKLFTSDYIQSHSITGRRGNTFREAKPMMDERCIKIIRVLLKQKFGDHLSDTVITEKIQNVQKALRQKFKTECL, via the exons ATGTCAGGCAGGCTGTACGTGCTCATCAGCTGGCCCGACGGCAGCCGGGTCATCAGCATGGAGAACATCAAGGAGCCCCGCAAGCCCTTCCACCTCTACAGCGTGGGGGAGCAGGTCCTGGCCCGCTGCCCTGGCTTCAGTGGGCTCTACTGGGGTGTGGTGGAAGGCATCAGTG AGCATAAAGGTGTTTTGgagaagaagctgctggaagatCGACAGCTCCTGGAGAAGCTAA AAGAAGAACCAGCTGTCCACAGCATGATGCCAtccccaccaaaaaaatccaggaaGACCTTTCCAAAATGGATCCCAGGCAATGCATCCAGGAAACaccccagtgacaggacctgtCCTGCAAAGCCACTGCTGAGGGTGGCTGAGGCCAGCCTGCCCCAcgatgccagcagctcctccatccTCAAGGACAGGCGTGTCCTGGGAAGCGTGGCAGGGAGCCCCCGCTCGCTGGCAGCTCCCCCCCACCCAGCCAGTGCCTTCACACCTCCGTCCTCCTTCATCACCATGGCCATGCCAGGGCCAGGCACTTCCCAGAGTGAAGAGGACAGGGCTGGTCCAGCTGCCAGAG ATTATGTTGCCCTTCCAATGAAGAGGAAGTCAGATGGCATCTTGTCCCCGTGCCAGCAGCAGATCTGCCTGAGCAG CCGTGAGGAGCAAAAGATTGATGCTTTGCAAGAGATGGATGGCTTTGAGAGGGCTCACAAAAATTTCAGTCCTGCTGAGGTGGAAAG GGTGGAGAagatggagcagctggaaaggaTGGTGCTGGACCTCCAGCAGGACATCGTCTCTCTGAAGAAGAAGGTGCAGAGGCTGGAATCCCTGTCCTTCCAGGAGGAGCCCCACCGACAGCCGTGTGAGGTGGTGGAGCTCTTCAACGGCTACaccaaggagcagctgaaagAGACCATCAGGTTTGACCAGAAAATCAGCACAGCCTGCAAGACTCTGCTCTACAAGCTCTTCACCTCTGACTACATCCAGAGCCACTCCATTACGGGGCGCAGGGGCAACACCTTCCGCGAGGCAAAGCCCATGATGGACGAACGCTGCATCAAAATCATCAGGGTGCTGCTGAAGCAGAAGTTTGGGGATCACCTCAGTGACACTGTGATCACAGAGAAGATCCAGAACGTGCAGAAAGCCCTGAGGCAGAAGTTTAAGACAGAGTGTCTCTGA